In Erigeron canadensis isolate Cc75 chromosome 6, C_canadensis_v1, whole genome shotgun sequence, the following are encoded in one genomic region:
- the LOC122605475 gene encoding dehydrin Xero 1-like, with product MAQYGGEQYMKQEGQYKTSPTDHEYGHQNQLHSNTAAAGHHEMGTNIHSTTAAAHGGIGNTTGTTMGTTGHGYEEGKQHGGILHRTGSGSSSSSEDDGEGGRRKKKGVMDKIKEKLPGGEHGGVDDQYKNTSATSTTIGGGAGGGHGYEGEQGHEKKGLMDKIKDKLPGGNNN from the exons ATGGCACAATATGGAGGTGAGCAATACATGAAGCAAGAGGGCCAATACAAGACTAGTCCTACTGATCACGAGTATGGTCATCAGAACCAACTTCACTCCAACACTGCTGCTGCTGGTCATCATGAAATGGGAACCAACATCCACTCAACAACCGCAGCCGCCCATGGCGGCATCGGAAATACTACTGGAACCACCATGGGGACTACTGGTCATGGTTATGAAGAAGGGAAGCAGCACGGTGGCATCCTACACCGAACCGGGAGTGGCAGTTCCAGCTCT TCAGAGGATGATGGAGAGggaggaagaaggaagaagaaaggtGTGATGGATAAGATCAAGGAGAAGCTACCTGGCGGTGAACATGGCGGCGTCGATGATCAATACAAGAATACTTCAGCCACTTCAACCACCATAGGCGGCGGCGCTGGTGGAGGACATGGATATGAAGGAGAGCAAGGACACGAGAAGAAGGGATTGATGGATAAGATTAAGGACAAGTTGCCAGGGGGTAAcaataattaa